TCCAGAAGAGGTCTTCTCACGGCAGAAAAGATAGGACTGGAAAAAAACAGGACTCCCAGAGATAAAAATACAAAAATTTTCTTTATCGGAGGTCTCCTTGATAAAAAGTCAAATTGATTTTAACGAATGTTAGAAAAAAAAGCAAACAAAAAATAATAAAACTGTAAGCCTCGATTATAGGAGAGATGTTTTGCAATTAGAGTTATATAACATTTTTATAGTTGATTGTTTATGTGTTGGGGTGTGTTTTGAAGAGAGGAAATGCGAAATTAAACGGCTTTTGGCAATAGGATTTCAGACGGCATAAAATTCAATAAATATAGATTTTAAAATACTACACGGGGATTTTAAGGAAACATTTATTGAGAAAGGCGGCTTGAGCCGCCTTTCTATCAGAGAATTTTAGCGCCGTTGAAAGTGACTGATTTGAGAAGGTCCTCGGCTTTTCTAACGGCGCTCTGTGGCAGAGGCGCGTACAGGAGGGGTTCCGCGTGGCTCTGACCGTCGTGTATCATCCACCAGATCAAATTTACTGTTTCTCTCGCAGTCTCCATTGATCTGCCGGAGTAATTCTGTTCCTGGTATAGAAGTATCCATGTGAAACCGCTTATAGGATATCCTTCTTCGGCTTCTGTGTCTGTGATGGAGACTTTCATGTCGGGCGGCATATCTACGTTGGCGGCGGCGCTCACCGTTTCAATACTGGGGTATACATACCTTCCGCTTTTGTTTTGAATTGTGGCGACAGGCATGTCGTTTGAAAGCGCGTATATCAATTCTACGTAGCCAATGGAACCTGGAGTGGACTGAACCAGACCCGCAACGCCTGGGTTTTGATTTCCGGCGAGACCAACCGGCCAATCCAACGATTTTCCGCAACCGACTCTTGACGCCCAGTCTGTGCTGACTTTTGTCAGGTAATCGCTGAAAATGTATGTGGTTCCGCTTCCATCCGCTCTGTGTACTACGACTATTTCGGTGTTTGGAAGTTCTACGCCAGAGTTTATGGTTTGAATTGCGGGGTCGTTCCATTTTGTTATTTCACCGAGAAATATCTGGGCTATCACTTCGGAGGTCAGTTTAAGGTTGGGATTGCCAGGAAGGTTATATGTTATGACTACAGCTCCGAGACAAGTCGGTATATGAAGTACGTTTCCGCCGGCTTTTTCAATTTCTGAATCCTTCATCGGTGCATCCGACCCGGCAAAATCTACGGTCTTTTCAATCAGTTGGTTTATGCCGCCTCCCGAACCTACGGGATTGTAGTTTACCTGATTGCCGGTAAGAGAATGGTAAGTGTCAAAAGCTTTGGCGTAAAAAGGATAAGGGAATGACGCTCCAGCAGCTTTTAAATCCACCGCTGAAATAGCCGAAGTCAAAACAACGCTTCCAGCAAATAACAATGTCAAAAATTTCTTCACAATTCCTCCTTTTGTTTTATTGCTAAGAATTTAAAGAGAAATCGTTATTTTAAAATAAATTCAATATTAAAATTTAGTTAAAATGGATTGGAAAATTCGGATTTTTGAAAAGGAATAAATATATACAAGCGAAAAGCATATTGTAGAACGGCAATTTGCAGAACTGAAAAATTTATTCCAGATTTCTTCCTATTTGAAACTTGATACCTGTTGGGGTAGGAAGGTTTCTAATCCTGTTTAAAAAAAAGGAAACCCATAATTCGATTGAAAACGAATATTTATCAAGATTGTACCCAATGCCGGGAGATAAATTGAAAAGGAAAAGAAATTTTCTTTTTTAAGAATCAGAGATCTGATTTCACAGAATCAGAGATCTGATTTCACAGAATCAGAGGCCTGATTTCAGAATCAGAGGGATAATTGCCGCAAAACCGGCGCCTATTTGAGGCTTAAAATTCACCTCGCCGAAATTCTTTATCAGACCCGCGTCAAAAGCGAAGGGATTACCTTTTGCTGGTATCACATAAGCGTCTATTTGCGCGGAAATATCATCTTGCAGAAAACGAGTGTAACCCAAGCCGATCAGCAACTCACCGCTCAAGACAACTGAAATCTCTACCCGGTTTAAGTCTTGAGAAAAAATAGCCGAGCAGAAGAGAAAAGAAATAATCGAATACTTAAGCATTTTTGGATTTGAACCTGTACCACAACAGAGCTGTTCCGCTTGAAACAAGAGGCAGGGGTATGAGCGAATACATTAAAATTCTTGTGTACAGATCTAATCTTGACCAACCCCTGAAGAATATCAAAAGAGTGGCTGAGAAGACTAGAAATAGAATTCCTCCTGCTCCAGGGAATTTTTTCGAAAAGAAAGAAATGAGAAAGATCAGGACAAAAGGGACGGATTCTATCAGAGCGACGAAACTCAGGCCGTGAGATAGGATTACGAACAATAGCCAGAAAAATGAAAAGAAATACCCAATCCACTGCGCTGTAGGAACAGCGCCATAATCCATATAAAGGCTTGCCAATAGTTTTACCACAAACGGAACAATCATCAGCATGTAAAATTGAGGAGGAGGGTTCAGTCCTTTGGAGATATACTCCCTGTTTATCGTCAGAAGAAGAAGCAAAATAAATACATAAAATGTTATGTGGCTTGATAAGTGGCTTATCGCTATCTGTCTCTCATCTACGACATTTTTTCTTTTAAACTCCAAGATCAAAGGAGATATGAAGACGACGGAAACAGAGACAACGAAAAACCAGTAGGGAAGTGATGTGGCTAAAAATAATGTTATAATTATAAAGATTAGCCAAATATTTCTCAAAGTACTCTCGGGAATTTTCATTTTGACCTCTCTTTTTTAATCATTTTCTTCAAGAAAAAAAAGGGATTCTACATCAGCCTCTAAAATTTTTGATATCTTCAGAGCGAGTTTTACAGATGGATTAAAGGAGCCCTTTTCTATTGCTATAATCGTCTGTCTTGTCACCCCGGCTTTTTCTGCTAATTCTCTTTGTGTCATGTCGTCTTTTATCAATCGAAAAAGCTTTATTTTGTTTATCATGTTATAAATGTAAATTATTGTTTACTTTTTGTCAAGTATTATTTGCTTGTGCCGTGCTGAAAAATAGAAATATAATTTGAAATAATGTTCTAACTATGATATAAAGCAGAATGCCCAGAACAGTTAGACTAGAGCTGCCAAAATCTCTCTATCTTGTCGAGGCTAGGGGAAACAGAAATCTGCCGATTTTCTGCGAAGAGGAAGAAAAAAATAGATTTCTTACAAAACTTGCTGAATACAAGGAAAAATACGATTTTTCACTCTACGCTTACTCTTTGAGGGATGAATCTTTTCAACTTTTGTTGGAGACCGGGCTTGTCCCACTGTCGAGAGTGATGCAAGGCGTTATGCAATCTTTCACCCAGTGGGTAAACAAAAAACATAAGACTTCAGGGCATCTCTTCGGAAGCAGGTACAAGTCAATTTTATGCGATAAAAACTCTTTTTTTACCGACCTGATAAGTTACGTCAATTCCTGCGGTGAAAACAACGGCAAAAAGCAGTTTTGTTTGAGCTCAAAAGGCGAATATTTGTCGGCTGAAAAGC
This region of candidate division WOR-3 bacterium genomic DNA includes:
- the pstS gene encoding phosphate ABC transporter substrate-binding protein PstS, with the protein product MVKKFLTLLFAGSVVLTSAISAVDLKAAGASFPYPFYAKAFDTYHSLTGNQVNYNPVGSGGGINQLIEKTVDFAGSDAPMKDSEIEKAGGNVLHIPTCLGAVVITYNLPGNPNLKLTSEVIAQIFLGEITKWNDPAIQTINSGVELPNTEIVVVHRADGSGTTYIFSDYLTKVSTDWASRVGCGKSLDWPVGLAGNQNPGVAGLVQSTPGSIGYVELIYALSNDMPVATIQNKSGRYVYPSIETVSAAANVDMPPDMKVSITDTEAEEGYPISGFTWILLYQEQNYSGRSMETARETVNLIWWMIHDGQSHAEPLLYAPLPQSAVRKAEDLLKSVTFNGAKIL
- a CDS encoding helix-turn-helix transcriptional regulator yields the protein MINKIKLFRLIKDDMTQRELAEKAGVTRQTIIAIEKGSFNPSVKLALKISKILEADVESLFFLEEND